A region of bacterium DNA encodes the following proteins:
- a CDS encoding helix-turn-helix transcriptional regulator, with protein sequence MSGNVLNDKTLELIAERFRLLGDPVRLRLLQSLEGGERSVADLVASSGAAQASVSKHLQLLLRGGLVRRRRQGMFVYYSVADARVFEICDVVCGSLTDYLARELEQLGGHTADPARMDRGDGDGI encoded by the coding sequence ATGTCTGGCAACGTGTTGAACGACAAAACCTTAGAGCTGATTGCGGAACGCTTTCGGCTCCTTGGCGATCCTGTCCGGTTGCGCCTGTTGCAGTCCCTCGAGGGCGGTGAACGGTCGGTGGCCGACCTCGTCGCCAGCAGTGGCGCCGCCCAGGCCAGCGTCTCCAAACATCTGCAACTGCTCCTGCGCGGCGGCCTGGTGAGGCGGCGGCGGCAGGGCATGTTCGTCTACTATTCTGTGGCCGACGCGCGCGTCTTCGAGATCTGCGACGTTGTCTGCGGCAGCCTGACGGACTATCTGGCGCGCGAGCTGGAGCAGTTGGGTGGCCACACTGCCGATCCCGCACGCATGGACAGGGGCGATGGCGACGGCATCTGA
- a CDS encoding TolC family protein encodes MKMTEILVLGAALLAAFGAGAPAAAATANETLTLPAAVQLALKNSPQVLQAQAQQDVAAAGKREANAMRLPHLQVREVGLRTDSPADAFGLQLMQERFDFPTFTTSDPNNPEPINNYATEFEAAWPIFTGGRVMAGIGQADRMAKAAAAVSDHTDEAIALATASAYMDAVLAQRAVELAERAFETTKKHVDQAQAFFDTGMMVESDLLQAQVQLARMEEKLISVRNGAQLARAGLFRVMGIAQDSGYALDPAVAEVEPSNVDLAEALSGARARRNDVKAVAAQVDAARLGVRRAQGEYLPEVVVMGKYALNADNVFGDDGDSFTVMAMARWNLWNWGQTRARVSGARSSHVAAQQAQRGHDQQVEFEVRQAWQQVAEARARYAVATGAVAQAEKALNILESRFEQGVARVTDLLDAETMLDDARVRELNAGFDMRRAARTLDFAVGLPPVPEVSR; translated from the coding sequence ATGAAGATGACGGAGATCCTGGTCCTGGGCGCAGCGCTGCTGGCAGCCTTCGGCGCCGGGGCGCCGGCCGCTGCGGCCACGGCAAACGAGACGCTGACGCTGCCGGCGGCCGTGCAGCTGGCCCTGAAGAACAGCCCGCAGGTGCTGCAGGCGCAGGCGCAGCAGGATGTCGCCGCGGCGGGCAAGCGCGAAGCGAATGCGATGCGGCTGCCGCACCTGCAGGTGCGCGAGGTGGGACTGCGCACCGACTCGCCGGCCGATGCGTTCGGGCTGCAGCTCATGCAGGAGCGTTTCGATTTCCCGACGTTCACGACGAGCGACCCGAACAACCCCGAGCCCATCAACAACTACGCGACCGAGTTCGAGGCTGCGTGGCCCATCTTCACCGGTGGCCGCGTGATGGCGGGCATCGGGCAGGCCGACCGCATGGCGAAGGCCGCCGCCGCGGTCAGCGACCACACCGACGAGGCCATCGCCCTGGCCACCGCCTCGGCCTACATGGATGCCGTGCTGGCGCAGCGCGCGGTCGAACTGGCCGAGCGCGCCTTCGAGACCACGAAGAAGCACGTCGACCAGGCGCAGGCCTTCTTCGACACCGGCATGATGGTCGAAAGTGACCTGCTGCAGGCCCAGGTGCAGCTGGCGCGCATGGAAGAGAAGCTCATCAGCGTGCGCAACGGCGCGCAGCTCGCGCGCGCCGGCCTGTTCCGCGTGATGGGCATCGCGCAGGACTCGGGCTACGCGCTGGACCCGGCCGTCGCCGAGGTGGAGCCCAGCAACGTCGACCTGGCCGAAGCCCTCAGCGGCGCCCGCGCCCGTCGCAACGACGTGAAGGCCGTGGCCGCGCAGGTCGACGCCGCCCGTCTGGGCGTGCGCCGCGCGCAGGGCGAGTACCTGCCCGAGGTCGTGGTCATGGGCAAGTACGCGCTCAACGCCGACAACGTGTTCGGCGACGACGGCGACAGCTTCACCGTGATGGCCATGGCCCGCTGGAACCTGTGGAACTGGGGCCAGACGCGCGCGCGCGTGAGCGGCGCCCGCTCCTCGCACGTGGCGGCGCAGCAGGCGCAGCGCGGGCACGACCAGCAGGTCGAGTTCGAGGTGCGCCAGGCCTGGCAGCAGGTCGCCGAGGCGCGCGCCCGCTACGCCGTGGCCACCGGCGCCGTGGCCCAGGCCGAGAAGGCCCTCAACATCCTCGAATCGCGCTTCGAGCAGGGTGTGGCCCGCGTCACCGACCTGCTCGACGCCGAGACGATGCTCGACGACGCGCGCGTGCGCGAACTGAACGCGGGCTTCGACATGCGTCGCGCCGCCCGCACCCTCGATTTCGCTGTTGGTCTTCCCCCTGTTCCGGAGGTTTCGCGATGA